A window of Plasmodium malariae genome assembly, chromosome: 5 contains these coding sequences:
- the PmUG01_05018400 gene encoding conserved Plasmodium protein, unknown function — protein sequence MRCFILLVTLLVCFIKCNVIRKYSYIGKHPHYKLATGSTNKHINGNGIVNRIVSGIVNGSSNSNINLNRYRNRNICRYKNKRVYNNGNDLFKYFTTLVNEDIEKHKEEKKKRRNYSVTYIQKLPKKNILLKRWKYDLFEKIKEKMKRDEELKKRTKLCRYKYKLPIDFFKLGDELRGKVVQIHDHLIKVDVNSIHFAHLYIKRYFDEKAQIRKKYEIGKYIDVVICYIHKKNNIIQVTDNEQEIKDLRTNLQKLKEVCHLGEPTKEGNEQSSRQENNDNYGGGCTDEKTDDELNAESDEESDEESDNESYEESDIESYEESDNESYEESDNESYEESDNESYEESDDESYEESDNESYDAEGKDNHELRNAGGTLHNEVHQGEIKKGAKYVYDTDKIKKELGVNFRTNEETNDLMYIKEEKIDEKKKNITEYKIEDEVDGVVKFINEEGAYIDIGCKTLAFFNLGHYNKDPNHFFSHKKKKRIEINDHLKNLKIRKIDVLNNRIEVSMYNLREEACLRIVNQQETLKEQNKYIPCSSFITHNYHMINYIKKYNELKKKKKNVYNLFEKEEQLSKLQKVTHLKKSQITPFILSYNALSSPNTNYQDMLDQNKDNEEFLKEIGAIPASQDQGDTMNLDVLRKKNKTLKEEIDNFRKFCHETDENENHQKEEEAKIQNKIAYNVNNFLSGHSLSFNDLLEEEQQNEEDSQDPRLADTNMHAEHDEQEDDDLFHFANNRSSGKIDRYGNSLVEGNKGTLLYLKKNLPQIKRSVLEKYSTNNLNCKKKNKISHEFSSELLNAGEKQQMGGNPYLVEGATNSRGFQNEFSRNRGKHFDQKDKEKYDGGKDEENYDEDKKYEGDKYDEDENYDEDENYDGDENYDEDENYDEDENYDEDDNYEDEAEKDPFGKKNTMKDRLYVDEKKERKKEKKKKKKDIFADNEDIDEDLLPNDGGRGIHGNSGTEDYKENDNKDENNESFFNVKKNLKYILKQKLNMNLTNDREKCIEEASKLFGEDIRTWDEKMYYYFGSKESVSLDNLSIYDDDEFKNNIMDKPTDQFSEYDKILDSENWHIYNEKNFLGAKYGEEGGDDMTSNKYKVYSSNNADSCSVNKADERNSNAREEDSNYYSPKTNVKEKTEEGNVCQQKDVTSISSHANNKQDDEYEEDIEDYINTFVNDENGEEKERDKNDKNDKNNKIDQKDKNVQEKHTQIIEHVLNLQRKKKDQRDPSNQSTEGNALNRNNYIKQIEKNHMNDFTENIEKLGSDKEEDNKSINSNEINVGDIVNKAINIGNIFKKNRITKLLKQKKSELKNSNSDDSESISGSNLNDSTSRSIFRINKAIKWNEKQNPLELNENEKYEKNRNEDFENGNNKDQCNELKAYKNASYEVQGYYKRKRKMRSIQDLEDIESEKEEDIVLNDEDFVNKPCDSGSSGSNGSDSSSSSSCRGRSKESAHYSYEDNNSCLKLDDKKDLLLLHGQYDKIIEDNYLERILEKEKIYNKNVAKEIDLLIESFRYVKVHPDKLIEYFYNEKKKNSTATIADASCSKSISAGKKHSDDINNSNNMFNEGISDINESDLYMNTTKKGNNNNGITKLKNLLESNINNAMSDESVALKMWSLKLGLLKHSDMHLNDEELINYFVKNQKFRRVLKFYNVSTKNITIPLIYKITKLLYFERPFPTKEKKHKLYLN from the exons ATGAGATGTTTCATCCTGCTAGTTACACTGCttgtatgttttataaaatgtaatgtaataagaaaatacTCTTATATAGGAAAACATCCACATTATAAATTAGCCACAGGATCCACAAACAAACATATAAATGGAAATGGAATTGTAAACAGAATTGTGAGCGGAATTGTAAATGgaagtagtaatagtaatattaatttaaataggtatagaaatagaaatatatgtagatataaaaataaaagggtATATAATAACGGGAATgacctttttaaatattttaccaCCTTAGTTAATGAAGACATAGAAAAacataaagaagaaaagaaaaaaagaaggaactATTCCGTTACTTATATACAGAAATTACCTAAAAAGAACATTTTGCTGAAAAGATGGAAATATGATTTATTTGAAAagattaaagaaaaaatgaaaagagatgaagagttaaaaaaaaggacaaagttatgtagatataaatataaattacctattgatttttttaaattgggGGATGAGCTAAGAGGTAAAGTTGTTCAAATACACGACCACTTAATTAAAGTAGATGTTAACTCAATACATTTTGCTcatttgtatattaaaagatACTTTGATGAAAAAGCACaaataaggaaaaagtaTGAAATAGGAAAATACATTGATGTCGTTATATGTTACATTCATAAGAAAAACAACATCATACAAGTTACAGATAATGAACAGGAAATAAAAGATTTGAGGacaaatttacaaaaattgaaGGAGGTTTGTCATTTAGGAGAGCCAACTAAGGAGGGAAATGAACAGAGTAGCAGGCAGGAAAATAACGATAATTATGGGGGGGGATGTACAGATGAAAAAACAGATGACGAGTTGAATGCTGAATCGGATGAAGAATCGGATGAAGAATCGGATAACGAATCGTATGAAGAATCGGATATCGAATCGTATGAAGAATCGGATAACGAATCGTATGAAGAATCGGATAACGAATCGTATGAAGAATCGGATAACGAATCGTATGAAGAATCGGATGACGAATCGTATGAAGAATCGGATAACGAATCGTATGACGCAGAAGGTAAAGACAATCATGAACTCAGAAATGCAGGGGGCACGTTGCACAACGAGGTGCACCAGggtgaaataaaaaagggcGCTAAGTATGTGTATGACACagacaaaattaaaaaagagttAGGAGTAAATTTCCGAACAAACGAAGAGACAAACGATTTGATGTATAttaaggaagaaaaaatagatgagaaaaaaaaaaatatcacaGAGTATAAAATAGAAGATGAAGTTGATGGGGTTGTGAAATTCATAAATGAAGAAGGAGCATACATAGATATTGGGTGTAAAACGCTtgccttttttaatttaggacattataataaagatcccaatcattttttttcacacaagaaaaaaaaaagaatagaaaTTAAtgatcatttaaaaaatttgaaaatacgaaaaatagatgtattaaataatagaatAGAAGTTAGTATGTACAATCTACGAGAGGAAGCTTGTTTGCGAATTGTAAATCAACAAGAAACattaaaagaacaaaataaatatattccttGTTCATCTTTTATTACTCATAATTATCATATGATTaactatattaaaaaatataatgaattaaaaaaaaaaaaaaaaaatgtatataatttatttgaaaaagaGGAACAGCTAAGTAAATTGCAGAAAGTTAcccatttaaaaaaaagtcagATAACtccatttattttaagttaCAATGCATTATCATCTCCTAATACTAATTACCAAGATATGTTAGAtcaaaataaagataatgaagaatttttaaaagaaattggTGCCATTCCAGCTAGCCAAGATCAGGGTGACACCATGAATTTAGATGTAttgagaaagaaaaataagacattaaaagaagaaatagataattttagaaaattttgTCATGAAACcgatgaaaatgaaaatcatcaaaaagaagaagaagcaaaaatacaaaataaaattgcatataatgtaaataattttctaagTGGGCATTCCTTGTCTTTTAATGACTTGTTAGAGGAAGAGCaacaaaatgaagaagaCAGTCAAGACCCACGATTGGCTGATACAAATATGCATGCAGAACATGATGAGCAGGAAGACGATGatttattccattttgcGAATAATCGAAGTAGTGGTAAAATTGATCGCTATGGAAATTCATTAGTAGAAGGCAACAAAGGGACTCTGTTGtacctaaaaaaaaatttgcctCAAATAAAACGAAGTGTATTGGAAAAATATAGTACAAATAATCTTAAttgcaagaaaaaaaataaaatttcgcATGAATTTTCTAGTGAATTGTTAAATGCGGGGGAGAAGCAGCAGATGGGAGGAAATCCTTACCTAGTAGAGGGAGCAACAAATAGTCGAGGATTCCAAAATGAGTTTAGCAGGAATAGGGGAAAACATTTTGATCAGAAGGACAAGGAAAAATATGATGGTGGAAAGGATGAGGAGAATTATgatgaagataaaaaatatgaggGTGACAAATATGATGAGGATGAGAATTACGATGAGGATGAGAATTACGATGGGGATGAGAATTATGATGAGGATGAGAATTACGATGAGGATGAGAATTATGATGAGGACGATAATTATGAAGATGAAGCAGAAAAGGACCCCTTTGGAAAGAAAAACACCATGAAAGACCGCTTATATGTAgatgaaaagaaagaaagaaagaaggaaaaaaaaaagaaaaaaaaagacatattTGCGGACAATGAAGATATAGATGAAGATCTTCTACCTAATGATGGAGGACGGGGAATACATGGAAATAGCGGAACGGAAGACTATAAGGAAAACGATAAtaaagatgaaaataatgaatcattttttaatgtaaaaaagaatttgaaatatattttgaaacaaaaattaaacatgAATTTAACAAATGATAGGGAAAAATGCATAGAAGAAGCATCAAAACTGTTTGGTGAAGATATAAGAACATGGGacgaaaaaatgtattattattttggaAGCAAAGAAAGTGTATCTCTAGACAATTTGTCTATTTATGATGATGATGAGTtcaaaaataacataatggATAAGCCGACAGATCAATTTAGCGAATATGACAAAATATTGGATTCAGAAAATTGgcacatatataatgaaaaaaattttttaggTGCAAAGTATGGAGAAGAGGGTGGCGATGATATGACTAGCAATAAGTACAAAGTatatagtagtaataatgcTGACAGTTGTAGTGTCAATAAGGCAGATGAAAGAAACAGCAATGCAAGGGAAGAGGACTCGAATTATTACTCACCTAAGACTaatgtaaaagaaaaaacagaaGAAGGAAACGTTTGTCAACAGAAGGATGTTACTTCCATTTCTAGCCATGCAAACAACAAACAAGATGATGAGTATGAGGAGGATATTGAAGATTACATAAACACCTTTGTAAATGACGAAAATGGCGAAGAGAAAGAGAGGGacaaaaatgacaaaaatgacaaaaataacaaaattgaCCAAAAGGACAAAAATGTGCAGGAGAAACATACTCAAATAATTGAACATGTTCTGAAtctacaaagaaaaaaaaaagaccaACGAGACCCCTCAAACCAAAGCACAGAAGGAAACGCTTTAAATCGGAACAATTATATTAAgcaaatagaaaaaaatcaTATGAATGACTTTACAGAGAATATTGAAAAGTTAGGAAGCGATAAAGAGGAAGATAATAAGTCCATAAACTCAAACGAAATAAACGTTGGCGACATTGTCAACAAAGCTATAAACATTggaaacatatttaaaaagaataggATAACAAAATTACTAAAACAGAAGAAGTCAGAGCTTAAGAATTCTAACAGTGATGATAGTGAGAGCATTTCAGGTAGTAATTTAAATGATTCAACGAGCAGATCCATTTTCAGAATAAATAAAGCCATAAAATGGAATGAAAAGCAAAATCCTTTGGAATTAaacgaaaatgaaaaatatgaaaaaaatcgTAATGAAGACTTTGAAAATGGTAATAACAAGGACCAGTGCAATGAACTAAAGGCATATAAGAATGCATCATACGAG GTGCAAGGCTATTacaagagaaaaagaaaaatgagaaGTATTCAAGATTTAGAGGATATTGAGTCAGAGAAGGAAGAAGATATTGTTTTAAATGATGAAGATTTCGTCAATAAACCATGTGACAGTGGTAGTAGTGGAAGTAATGGTAGtgatagtagtagtagcagcagCTGCCGTGGTAGAAGCAAAGAGAGTGCTCATTATTCGTATGAAGATAATAATTCATGCTTAAAATTAGACGATAAAAAGGACTTATTACTTTTGCACGGACagtatgataaaataatagaagaTAACTATTTGGAAAGAATtctagaaaaagaaaaaatttacaacAAAAATGTTGCAAAAGAAATTGATTTATTAATAGAAAGTTTTAGATATGTGAAAGTACATCCAGATAAGttaattgaatatttttataatgagaagaaaaagaattctACGGCAACAATAGCTGATGCTAGTTGTAGCAAAAGTATAAGTGCAGGAAAGAAGCATAGTGATGATATAAACAATTCAAACAACATGTTCAATGAAGGCATTAGCGATATAAATGAATCAGACCTTTATATGAATACTACAAAAAagggtaataataataatggtattacaaaattaaaaaatcttttagaaagtaatataaataatgctATGTCAGATGAAAGTGTCGCTTTAAAAATGTGGTCATTAAAATTAGGTCTTCTTAAACACAGCGATATGCATTTAAATGATGaagaattaattaattattttgttaaaaatcaaaaatttagaagagtattaaaattttataatgtaaGTACAAAGAATATAACTATTCCGcttatttacaaaattacaaaattgcTCTACTTTGAGAGACCCTTTCCCACTAAGGAGAAAAAACATAAGCTATACTTAAACTAA
- the PmUG01_05018500 gene encoding apicoplast ribosomal protein L21 precursor, putative: protein MPLYVNKAKKVPFSNKTYNINFIRNFDQHKFSRRNKLHVLISSPAQVKLSEIEDDRDRSGKFCVIEICGKIRWVEEGRYYDVFRIKQEEKKNIYLNRVFFYSNEEGIYSFGTPFLDNVRINATVINHFRGNKIYRLKFKPKKNYKRFYGHRQEMSRIYINKIESNNELIDRERRKYNFFRDDSIYYILNRIHNIVRPSLELKHLKRNFIDYLNKFCSLKFETFYKHRGNYKKEQMLRNILKTKKLSKRPEVIEEVKKIEQEKENKRLNKYDPLEDFDPIVNELMIKEHFYS from the coding sequence atgcctttatatgtaaacaaaGCAAAAAAAGTACCCTTTAGTAATAAAACatacaatataaattttataagaaattttGACCAGCACAAATTTAGTAGAAGAAACAAGTTGCACGTATTAATAAGTTCCCCAGCACAGGTAAAATTATCAGAAATCGAAGATGATCGAGACAGAAGCGGTAAGTTTTGTGTAATTGAAATATGCGGTAAGATACGATGGGTTGAGGAAGGTAGATATTATGATGTATTTAGAATAAAacaagaagaaaagaaaaatatatatttaaatagagTATTTTTTTACAGTAATGAAGAAGGGATATATTCATTTGGAACCCCTTTTTTAGATAATGTACGAATTAATGCAACAGTGATTAATCATTTTAgaggaaataaaatatatcggttaaaatttaaaccaaaaaaaaattacaaaagaTTTTATGGACATAGACAGGAAATGAGtagaatttatataaacaaaattgaGTCTAACAATGAATTGATAGATCgtgaaagaagaaaatataatttttttagggATGattctatttattatatacttaatagAATTCATAATATAGTAAGACCAAGCTTAGAATTAAAGCATTTAAAGAGGAATTTTAttgattatttaaataaattttgttccCTAAAATTTGAAACCTTTTATAAACACAGaggaaattataaaaaagagcaAATGCTTCGAAATATtctgaaaacaaaaaaactaaGTAAGAGACCAGAAGTTATAGAagaggtaaaaaaaatagaacaagaaaaagaaaataaacgtctaaataaatatgaccCTTTGGAAGATTTTGATCCGATTGTCAATGAACTCATGATAAAAGAGCATTTCTATTCGTGA
- the PmUG01_05018600 gene encoding conserved Plasmodium protein, unknown function, with translation MRGKQFYIYLSIYLLSITFLYCNCAKVKKNKKLRSLLKSLTERVDTNDGENEYARLTQTPIVNMKLSKTNFKTSLQNTLVESYAEKVKEFISKTNYEINKEKNILDEIKNSNYNLNKVNSLLSIKSKNNDKSNGDNKLRNIFFHYLEDYDEDFGLSFFPVYKTFKSNLSHFNNNLGNSLLPHELLDKGLLSSKSFSKNSSRNLFFPERGDIKLKV, from the coding sequence atgagAGGAAAacagttttatatatatctttctATTTACTTATTGTCGATAACCTTCCTTTATTGCAATTGTGCAAAGgtgaaaaagaataaaaaactGAGAAGTCTGCTAAAATCACTAACGGAAAGAGTTGATACAAATGATGGAGAGAACGAATATGCGCGATTAACACAAACACCAATTGTAAATATGAAATTGTCTAAAACGAATTTTAAAACATCATTACAAAATACCCTTGTTGAATCATATGCAGAAAAAGTGAAAGAATTTATTTCAAAGACTAACTACGAAattaacaaagaaaaaaatatattagatgaaataaaaaattctaattataatttaaataaggTCAATAGTTTACTTtcaataaaaagtaaaaacaatGATAAATCAAATGGtgataataaattaagaaatatattttttcattacctGGAAGATTATGATGAAGATTTTGGCTTAAGTTTCTTTCCggtatataaaacatttaaatcTAATTTATctcattttaataataatttaggTAACTCTTTATTACCGCATGAACTGTTAGATAAGGGATTACTGTCAAGCAAaagtttttcaaaaaattccTCACGAAATCTTTTCTTCCCAGAAAGGGGCGATATAAAATTGAAagtataa
- the PmUG01_05018700 gene encoding conserved Plasmodium protein, unknown function yields the protein MIFPPLFINREKNKSFSNEKQKNGYVIKCYNLPSNINEKLFQFLLHLLKNECFQIKKVIKPLNEETGLYPWKIICNEKLANYLLKKEKIIIYDDSCNSNKIFVKLTCNDREEQECIKKDEKEDGDDTNKSENSKQYLALNSEKESQKDPTNCEKSKKNNEGEKEVLHVNNLQNEEQENSNITNGSNQIFSKNVIFGIDEKEKHNNFSEKEENENRKIRFETGEKYLHISGLHYAKEDDDSANEIKYCEYHDEEDEDDEGDEDDEGDEDDEGDEDDEDNEDDEDDEDDEDDEDEAYDDEGNDVVRRRIKRFRTSLHYDDDGKLNHTHDRKTSEEVSILRSDSLYRTYKDEVGITMKSDLCINKEKKERHNKDDKVNILCDNSGEEHDGDICLSSRRNSLKECNEYHKKKIQNKINEIDCMVHKKYSNSYNTSNNGRNIRYNNNNSDDVEKDYIKKEKKIHLNNNSDIKSEYKLRCNNSSFRSDDVATYRIDDTTINRNKNPGYYVSAGDEMDAYVNEKKRKLSFTNFIGEEDAQNTEEREKKKKRKRKQNCSIQTESTEMVSNPSGALTREEYTFLKNLKRKKYLKKKSYNKKKIIVYFFKGCMEEIIEDVRQEDISKILNIDEASVENDSNLCVNNYDNVKFEEENDLHMTNQRIQRENEKGETAENKEEITGGKEKDEHKWKEEKRDQSYYSMREKKKKKNDERKEDLKNYSYDASLKKYSPNVLGDCRRKEYNKNSRSTSKNRGRRRDRSRGRGRSTSNNSNSNCNNIYKHNHKAVELKTWPKHLGWKEISEDIKEKFCIVIKNKPAEWNEYDLRDFLESQFSNKQYLPIFEDIFITKNCPTIATVAFKDEISKNKFLDRQKLKLPHSLKKMNSDKNSSSSSTNYYYRSKYSNFLILQEYMASYNLSHSNYHNKHYYDKNESFYTHSFKKKNYYHEYGYSTMRECINKDGSTVNKYKSYFNSSSTNLQSDIKKNVPNISYDKNQVYNNSRNYSKHSYNSKN from the coding sequence atgatATTTCCTCCCTTGTTTATAAATcgggaaaaaaataaaagcttTAGTAATGAGAAACAGAAAAATGGCTACGTAATAAAATGCTATAACCTTCcatcaaatataaatgaaaagttattccaatttttacttcatttactaaaaaatgaatgtttTCAAATAAAGAAAGTTATTAAGCCTTTAAATGAAGAAACAGGTTTATATCCTTGGAAAATCATATGCAATGAAAAATTAGCAAATTATTTGCtgaaaaaggagaaaattataatttacgATGACTCATGTAATAGCaacaaaatttttgtaaagcTAACCTGCAACGACAGAGAAGAACAGGAGTGTATAAAGAAAGACGAAAAAGAAGATGGGGATGATACGAACAAATCTGAAAACAGTAAACAATATCTCGCTTTAAATAGTGAAAAGGAGTCTCAAAAGGACCCAACAAATTGCGAaaagtcaaaaaaaaataatgaaggtGAGAAAGAAGTGCTTCATGTGAATAATTTGCAAAATGAAGAGCAAGAAAATTCAAACATCACAAATGGCAGCAATCAGATCTTTAGTAAAAACGTAATTTTCGGAATCGATGAAAAGGAGaaacataataatttcagtgaaaaggaggaaaatgaaaataggAAAATTCGCTTTGAAACGGgtgaaaaatatttgcatataaGTGGCTTACATTATGCAAAGGAGGATGATGATTCTGCGaacgaaataaaatactGTGAATATCATGATGAAGAGGATGAGGATGATGAGGGTGATGAGGATGATGAGGGTGATGAGGATGATGAGGGTGATGAGGATGATGAGGATAATGAGGATGATGAGGATGATGAAGATGATGAGGATGATGAAGATGAAGCATATGACGATGAAGGCAATGATGTCGTTAGAAGACGAATAAAAAGGTTTCGCACCAGTTTGCACTATGATGATGATGGAAAACTGAATCATACGCATGACAGAAAAACGAGTGAAGAGGTTTCAATATTAAGGAGTGATTCACTGTATCGAACTTATAAAGATGAAGTAGGTATTACAATGAAAAGCGATTTGTGTattaataaggaaaaaaaagagagacACAACAAGGATGATaaagttaatattttatgtgaTAACTCTGGCGAAGAACATGATGGTGACATTTGTTTAAGTAGCAGAAGAAATAGTTTGAAGGAATGTAATGaataccataaaaaaaaaatccaaaataaaattaacgaAATTGATTGCATGGTgcacaaaaaatatagtaatagTTATAATACTAGTAATAACGGTAGGAATATtcgttataataataataacagtgaTGATGTAGAAAAGGATTAcataaagaaagaaaaaaaaattcaccTGAACAATAATTCGGATATAAAAAGCGAGTATAAGTTAAGATGTAACAATAGTTCTTTTAGGAGTGATGATGTGGCCACGTACAGAATTGATGATACGACgattaatagaaataaaaaccCAGGCTACTACGTGTCTGCAGGGGATGAAATGGATGCATatgtaaatgaaaagaaaagaaagttGAGCTTCACCAATTTTATTGGTGAAGAAGATGCACAGAATACTGAGGAGAgggaaaagaagaagaagaggaaaagAAAACAGAATTGTAGTATACAAACTGAGAGCACGGAAATGGTGAGTAACCCATCTGGAGCTCTAACTAGGGAAGAATATACATTtctgaaaaatttaaaaagaaaaaagtatttgaaaaaaaaatcgtataataaaaaaaaaattattgtatatttttttaagggATGCATGGAAGAAATAATTGAGGACGTTCGTCAAGAagatataagtaaaatattaaatattgatGAAGCATCGGTTGAAAATGATAGTAATTTATGTGTGAACAATTATGACAATGTGAAGTTTGAGGAAGAAAATGATTTGCATATGACTAATCAGAGAATACAAagagaaaatgaaaagggGGAAACAGCTGAAAATAAAGAGGAAATTACAgggggaaaagaaaaagacgAACATAAGTggaaggaagaaaaaagggATCAATCCTATTACTCAatgagggaaaaaaaaaaaaaaaaaaatgatgaaaggaaagaagatttaaaaaattattcttacgATGCTTCCCTTAAGAAGTATTCGCCCAATGTATTAGGTGACTGTAGAAGAAAagaatacaataaaaatagtagGAGCACGAGTAAAAACAGAGGTAGAAGAAGAGATAGAAGCAGAGGTAGAGGTAGAAGTACTagcaataatagtaacagtaattgtaataatatttataagcaTAACCATAAAGCAGTGGAATTAAAGACGTGGCCAAAACATTTAGGATGGAAAGAAATATCAGAAGAtattaaggaaaaattttgcatagttataaaaaacaaaccTGCAGAATGGAACGAATATGACTTACGTGATTTTTTAGAATCTCAATTTTCCAATAAACAATATTTACCAATTTTTGAGGATATATtcataacaaaaaattgcCCAACAATAGCTACAGTTGCTTTTAAAGATGAAATttccaaaaataaatttttagatCGTCAGAAGTTGAAATTACCTCAttcgttaaaaaaaatgaacagtGATAAGAACAGTAGCAGTAGTTCTACTAACTATTATTATAGGAGCAAGTATTCaaatttcttaatattacAGGAGTATATGGCTTCTTACAATTTAAGTCATTCGAACTATCATAATAAACATTACTATGATAAAAACGAATCATTTTATACacattcttttaaaaaaaaaaattattatcacGAATATGGTTACAGCACAATGAGggaatgtataaataaagatgGTTCAActgtaaataaatacaaaagttATTTTAACAGCAGCTCTACTAATTTACAGtcagatattaaaaaaaatgtgccTAATATATCATATGATAAAAATCAAGTTTATAACAATAGCAGAAATTATAGTAAGCATTcttataattcaaaaaattaa